The genomic segment tatgtataggttagtttttaactttttcttttcataaaaGAATTTTACACCGTTTACACTCGGAGGAAATAAATAGCAAAGTGGCATAGTGTCAGCCCTATAGCAAAGAAAAATGTGGTGATTTGGTCAAATTATGCGTTGCGTTGCGTTGCGCTTTCGCTTTGGCAGCGATTAATGGGAGTGGGACTGGTTTGTTGGGGGCTTGTCTTCAAAACGACGACTTAGCCGGCAAATTTGTTGACTTTGACCCATTATGCTCACCAGTTATCTCATCtcagacctttttttttttggggggtcaAAGCCCTTATTATCTTGCCATATTGGGTAGAATAAAGCCCACGGATATGACTCCGAGTGGTTTGGCTTGGCTTGGCTTGGCTTGGAGCAAAACAATTGAAAATTGCTACTTTAGATTTTACTTATCTTTATTATGTAATAATTTAACGTACTAGTCTTATTAACAAAATCAAATTATTAATCAAGTCACTTGGTTGTGACTCGTAAAAAGTGCGACCAAATTGGTGGATTACTTATAACCCCAAAAAATGCCACTTAGGGTGCATTTGacaaaattgaaatctgaaaactaaaatttaaaatctaaaatctgaaatctgaaaactaaaatctaaaatctgaaatatgaaatttgaatcgaaaaagttattgaattgttaagtattaaatcaaatacatttgagtgtatatcatacATATTCAATGATAAGTGAGTATCTTATCACTTATTGTTGGGAGTGaattttgtctagaaaattcggtggcacttaattaattcagatattcaacttttggttatcaaacacgTCTAAATATATTAACATCTGAATACATTAAGTTTGAATATTGAATTGCGTTATCAAATAGAGAAACTATCAAGTTACTAGTTATTTCCAACTTATCACTTAGTAACTTGTCCAGAATGAAGAAGTTTTGGGTTGTAATCCTCCCGTCTCCTTCCCGCTTCTTAAATCTCACTCTTTCCCtgctaaaagaaaaaataacaaaCAACTTGCAAAATGTTGAATTACGAGTTATTTGTTTCCTGGTAACTAGGCCAACTTTCACTACTAAATTCTGCAACTGCCAACTcatgagaaacaaaaaaaatactagTGACGATGCTAGAGTACTTTGACCACCAATAAGGTTCCCCAAgagtaatttgaaatttaagtCAAGTGCAACTTCACAAGAAGTAACTTGATTGCTAGCAATTAGTATGGTGAGTCATGGTAACTGGTAGTGTTAGGcactatttactcttaggtTTTAATTCATAATTCGACTTTCTAATTTTAATGGAATGActttttaatcattaataataGATGTTTTTGTAGCAGTAGCTACAGAAAGAGGTTTCTGTTGATAAGTGTGAAAAAATTCACACCAAAAATTTCAGACAGTGTCCATTTCCCTAGAAGTTTCAATTCTAATAGCCTCCTCACCACATTCTAATTGCCTTCCTGTTTCAATTGGCAACTAGTTGAATCCTACCATTTGGTAAAAGTATCTTTAATACATCATTTTCTACATCAAACTTTCTGGCAAACATCATCAGACCCTACCAAAGGACTCGAAAGCAGGAAACCTACAGACTGCAATTGCAAAAGGAGTGGAtaacaagaaaattttgcaGCTGTTTCACAATAATACCATCATTCTGACATTCAAGCCTGTATCGACTTCATGTTGAAAACACATAGGTAACGTTGGCAGTGCATATAAAGAGTCTCATCCAAACATCAGACAAGAAAAATTTAACCGAAATGTGTTATAATGTAGATATGTTTCAAGCAACAAGGGAAACTGAAATGCAGAATATCGAAACGTGAGAGAAATTGTCAGAACTGCCTGATGCAAGTTTGCCCATCCTTTTTCCAAGATGTTGGGAGACCATTGTAAATTGTTCTTCACCTCCAAGTAAAACAAACATTGGTTATCATTTATAATTCCAAAGCAGAATATTTTCAAATGGACCAAAACTTTTGCTAAGAGATCTATGCAATCATggaaattgcataaatttgacaTCAATCAATACTTTTGAAGACGTACATACATAAACAGAGAGGGATCAAAGAAACAACTAACTAACCATCGACTGCGATGAATTACAACATTAAACTAAAGTCATAGGTTGTAACAACTAGTTCTGTATACCACTATTAGTCATTGTTCCATTTCCATTAGTTATTCTAAATCTACCTAATATCAAAAACTTTCGGGACTAGATTTGTTTTGGTCGAAACATTGGGGATTAAAATTACATTTCTTCCTAAAATtatcagtgtatacactattatcattagatattatttttagtttttgcaGCTGTAGCTACCGGAAAAGGTTTCTTTGGCAAGTGTAAAAGCCTCGTACCAAAAATTTCAGACAGTAATGACTAGGGATCAAACCAGAGCGAAATGACCTTTGCCCCAAAAAAATCAGTTCTAATAGCATTCTCATCACATTCTAATTGCCTTCTTTGTTTGAATAGGGTACCAATAGAATTCTACCATTTGGTAAAAGGATCATTAATACATTATTTTCTGCAGAATACTTTCTGAGAAAAATATCATCAGATCCTATCAAAGTACTTGAAAGCAGGAAACCCGCAGACTACAACtgcaaatgaaacaaaaaacagAAAGTCTTGCGGCTGTATTGACTTCACATCGCAATCACTTAGGCAACAATGACAATGAAGATAAAGAGTCTGATCCAAAGATCAGACAAGAAAAATTTAACTGAAATGTCTTATAATGTAGATATGTCTCAAGCTACAAGGGAAACTGAAATACAGCATACCCAAATATGGGAGAAATTGTCATCCAAGTGCAAGAGAATCAACAACACCAGAACTGTAAGTTGTCATCCAAGTTTTGCCCATTCTTTTCCAAGATCTTCTAAGGCCATTGTACGTTGTTTTTCACCTTCATATAAAATAAACATTGGTCACTATTTGTGATTCCAAAGAAGAACATTCTCAAACCGGCCAAAATTTCTGACAAGTGATACACACAATCAAGGGAGCTGCATAAATTTGAGATTGATCGATACTTTTACAGCTGTACATAAACAGGGAGGGATCAAAGAAACAACTAACCAACCATTGATTTCGATGCATTTTAGCATTAAAAGCAAAGTCATGTGTTGTAACAACTGCTTCCTTATACAACTATTTCATTGCAGCTATCAAATTCTCAGGTGGTTCAGAAATGGCTTTTGACCATGTACAAAAAGAAGTGCTTTTGGAGCCAGATTTGAAAAGTTAGACTATGTACAAAAAGTgcttttgacactttaatccaaattatgaggGAGGTGGTtatatatagcttttgaaatcaTAAGTGGGTTATGTGAAAAATGCTAAATCACAGGGGGGTAAAGTGTATTTCCAATTGTTCCCGTTTCTTCCCTGTAACTCTCTTTGTACTGCTCTTTACTAAATCAATGCTCTGTATGTTTTACTTCGTTCATTAAGGTACAAGGAATTTTGACGCTTATGCTTGTCGGCTGGTCCGCAATCCCCATTAAGATCACTGCAATTTGGAATGTCATAACTTCTATCTAATGTCTATCTTTAGAGGTTCatcatctggaaattttttttgcatgttttagttCATAAAATAGAAAGTGAAGCTCCAAAAACTGAAATGACTGAGAAGTATTTCGCATTCAAGTTATAAGTGTTTTAATGGACTACCACAAATTTCTTAGCATTCACAAATAAAAGCACAAGTATTAGGCATGAATGTTTCTTCTAGTCACAAGATCAATGCAATGATTTAACTAGAAATTTCAGTTTCCAAAACATCAGAGAAGAGCATACTCGTGCTGTGCCATGATTAGAAGGTGATCTGGAACTCCAACAAAAAATATTGACAGGGAACTTCCAGCTTCTCAATTCTATAGCAAGTCTTTAGAGGTACTTCAGCGCTTCATACACAGCTGCCCCTCAGTAACACAGGAATACTGCAGAACCAGAGGGAACCTTTAAATTAATCTAACCAGAGTTTCTCAAGACAGCAAAATGAAATTCTTTTATTCCAACTTCCTACTTCAGAGCTAATGTTCTTGTGTTGTTTCATATTTAGAAATCCTACTTGCTTTCGGATTTTTTCctagaaaatcagaaaatcagTCATTGCCTCGTAAGGGTACGTAAGATGCAGAATCAGGACATAGGTCTGTGATAATCTTCGTGGTTCCAAATATCTCAGATTAATACCGACACTATCGCTTAACATCAGACTAATTTGTCTTAATAGATTATGGTTTGCAGCAATAGAGTTCAGCAGGAAGCCGAAGGATTGATAAAATATGCTGAAATAAAAAAGGACAAGGGTCTTACAAAGCCAAAGGCTGCCTTTGTGAATCCTAAAATTTTTAATAACCATGACCTTCTCCAATCAACTCTATCCTTAATTTTCATGAGCCATGAAATGAATCAAAATGCACGAgttcttttgttaaacttgaaCAATAGCACTAAATCTTCTCCAAATTTTCCTTGTATTAATCAGTCTTGCATGATTTTATCTAGAAGCCTACAGGAAAAGAAATCAGTAACAATGAGAAAGAAAGGCTCCTCCAAAGGATTTACAgtttgaactttgaaggaaACAACCACATGACTACATGAATCCACAACCAAGCAAGAGGACATTTTTATTGCAAATGTGAAAATAGAAGTTGACAAAAATGAAAGCACTCAATAAATGGTAACATCTAGATTATGCAATCTCCTCCCAGGATGTGAAATAATAGGAGTGCAGTCAGTAAAATTGGAATTACTTACATGATAATAGGATGCATAGCACCAGATAGATATAAAGCTCCATATCCACTAATAATGATGGACAAGGACCTCTTAATGATCTGAAAACCCCTTTTAATGGTGGATAAGGACCTTCAAATTCTCAGTTCCATATCGTATTTGCTCCTCCTCCTTGAGTCTTCTGACCGATTCTTCAACAGAATCTCCACACCGCTGCACTTCAATTACTTGCAAGGTAGTTATGTCCACAAAATCGATAGGAACCTCCCTGAGATTATCACATTTCTGCAGCACTAACTGCTGAAGATTAGGCAAATGGTCACAGGAGGCATTCCAGTCAACAATGTTTGAGTTATGTAATTTCAAGAATTTGAGTTCAGGGAATTCTCCATCTTGCATCTCCCATTGCGTGCTCTCAAAAGTTATAGAAAGTAACTTTAGAACCTCGAGGTTTTCCGGACAGCCAATTGTCGAAATGTGATCCCACCGCAAGAAGAAAGTTGATAAAGTCAACTTTCTAAGACTCAAGGGGAAGCTAAATTCACCACTACTAACACTCCTACCGATGTAGGATATCTTGAGTGACTCCAAAGGAGTCATATCCTCCAACCTTGGAAATTGGTTGCACTTCTTGGAATTATCccatgattttgaaaaaatacaACTTAATTTTTGAAGATTGGGCAACCCCCTTAATATTTCCTCTGCATGTTCCCTATAAGAAAGAGATGGCGAGGAAAGGGAAACCAAGTTACTTAATTCACAGGAACTTCCAATCTTTCCATCTTGCAATGCGAAGGTAGCATGATTTTCTACATGAAGATGCCTCAGGCTAGTCATGGTACAAATGCTATCCGGTATAGTGACCTTACCTTTCAGTCCCTTCACAAGAAACGTTTCTAGATTCTGTAAGTTGGCTAATGATGAGGGAATAGAGTCTATATCACCACCAACTGCCAGATAATGCAACTGAACAAGTAACTCTATTCCATTGGCAAAGGAATTACCCATGTTGACACATTCCAAATCCAGCACCTTAAGAAGCTTAAAGTTTTTAGACAGGAACAAAGTATCATAAGGGCATCTTGGGTATGTATCAGTGGTGGCATAAAACAGCAGAGAACGAACATATGGACCAGAAGGCCTTGACATAAAAATGTGCTTTCGACTTGCATGAACACATAATCGATATTTCTCATATGTCATGGAATCTGAAGGatcaaaatcatcaaaatccaTACTACCATCAAAAGAAGCATAAGGTTCATCCTTACTAGTTACCAGCTCCAAGAAGTTTTCCTCTTTAGATTTTAACAAGCACAAGCAATGCACAAAGCACAATGTCATGAACCCGACATGCTTTGACCCCACCCGTTGATCTTCTTTTGGTAACAATTATCAAGCTTCTACCAATCAAATCCATCAGGTAATTCTCGGCAAGACCCTCTAAGCTGTTCGAAGCTTCTTTCTGTATAAACCCTTCGGCCATCCATAGCCTTATCAATTTAGAAGCAGAAATCTCCTTGTCCTCTTCCAACGCTGCAAAGTAAAGGAAACATGCTTTCAAATCATCCGGCAAATTCTTGTAACTCAGTTCTAAGATGTCCATGCAGCGAGATTGTTGATCACCAACTATCAATGAGTCCAAGCTTTCTGCAATTTGTTTCCACGATTCATATTCCTTGCTTGTACTGTTAAGAATACCAGCTATTGCAACAACAGAAAGAGGAAGTCCCTTGCAATTTCTAGCAATTTCTTTTCCAACTTCAAATAGTTCTTCAGGATAGCTTTCCTGATGAAATATCTTCAACTTTAGTAACTCCCAGCTTTCATCATCAGAGAGTAGACGAAGATCAAGAAGATTGCATTCAGGTGTTACTTTTGAGACCACATCGCAAAGACGACTTGTCATCAGAATCCTACTTCCATTTCCATCATCTAGAAATGAGATCTTGAAGTCATCCCACGCCCTAATGCTCCACATATCATCCATAAAGATGAGATAACGATTTTTCTTCAAATGTTTATACAGCACCAAGTCCAAATCTTCATTGCTCATGGCAAGGATGGTATCATTAAGCTCAATAATGTGTCTTAGAATATCGAGCAACAAACTTCTTCTACTGTATGCTTGTGAAACACAACACCATGCACGAATATGGAAGTAGCAAACAACTGCAGGATCAATATATACTTTGAAAGCCAAAGTCGTCTTGCCAATTCCTGGCATTCCAACTATGGACACAACATCTCTCTGCTATGATCCTCTGGTAAGTTTATCGATTAGAACTTGTTGCTGGTCATTTAGAACCACCACCTCTTCATCAATGTTTGTGGTACTAGCCTGTGGTAATGAAGGCCATAATGTCTGGGGAGCATTGCAATTACCAATATCACAGCTCTCCTTCTCATGAAGATCTATGGCCTGCATCTTCATATGTCTAATCTCTTGTGAAACATGATAAAGCCACGGTAAATGGTTCCATTCAGCAGAAGCCCCAATCACAATTGAGTCAATGACACATTCTGCCTCATATGCCAGAACAATAAGATGTGTACGAAGATCTTCATGTTCCTGATTACCGATTCCCTGCTTCAAAGAGTGCCTAAAGAAAGACATCAAGATCTCCAAATCCTCATGGATGGATTCAATTTGATGGATTACATGCTGAACTGAATCAAGCTTTTGCCTTAGCAGCTGTCTTAGCTTTTGCAAAAGAAATTCAACGAAGCCAAGTTGAGGAGTCTTGGGGAAATGTAACCTGGGAATTTGAAGATAAAGCTCTTTGAACTTTGGAGTCAAAAGCTGAATTATTTCTAGCGAATCAGAAAGGCAAAAGTCCATTTTCGTAACTGCTTCTTCTGTGGTTTGATCAGCTGAAAATGAattacagagagagagagaactctAGCAGCAACTGCTTCAATATATGTCAAGATCGGCTTCTCATCCTCCTCATTTTCCTTTGGCTGACTAAGGGTTGATTCTATCACAAATACTAGTGCCCGTGAACAGTCCAATCTGGCGCTTCATGGGGACTATCAAACTTGCATCACTGTCCAACAGCTTCAGTACAAGTGcctttgccttgaaaagcaTAGCATTCACAAGAAACTTGTAAAGTGCATCTCTTACCTTGTTTCCTATGAATTCCTCAGAAGAAGAGGATCGATAGAGAGCTTCGATCTGCCTAGGCATGTCGTCCACGAGCGCAAAGATCTGTTCTTCTGTCTTCTTCCTTGTTTGAGTGAAGGATTTCAACAGAAGGCTCAACCCTTTCTGAAGAGCTGTGATATAATCCTCTAGAGAAAGAGCGAGGAGAGTTACTGCAATCTGTTGCTCCGTGAGGAATATTTCAGCCTTTAAAATCCAAACCCTGGCAAACAAACtcacaaaatcaattatagAGATTGTGTTGCACTTGTGCCTGAGATTTGAGATCTCCACAATCATAGCCTTAATACTTATTGAAAACTTTTGGACATCCATGTTATCCATCTTTGGTATTTTGACAACACAATTTATCAAGGGTAACAAATCATCATGAAGACCGCGTCCTTTTTTCACATCAAGCATGCCATCTAGAAAAGTAACTCGACATTCTTCCACTTCTAGGAACTCTAGAATCAACCCTAGGAACTCTGGAGAAGCAAGATCGATCTTCTGTTGCAGATCGGACAGCAAACTTGCCACATCCTTTTCCATGTTTAAATCCATTTCTGCAACAGACCAGCACAGACAACAAACATGTGCTGTGCGGACAGCCACTTGTCCAAAACGAGCCATCATGTGTACCTTCCCATGATACCAATCATTACATGGGTGCCGGATAAAAGATTCCAAAGAGGATAGACTCCCATCTAAGGCTTTGATCTGCTTCCTCAGAgtatcaacaaccaaatcaagttTTTCTGAGAGTAATAGCAGACTCCATCCTATGGATGAGCAAAAATCATCCCAGCTGGAGTCACCCGGCCAGGATGAAGCTGGTTGACAATGAAAAGCATGGGAAGACAAATGTTCATAGTATGCATTCCTGATTTCCTGCTTCAACATCTCAATCTGCTCGTTCAAACTGGCAAATACATCTAGCAGTGAGCAAGGCTCCCTCGGGCAATAGTCCATCCGAAGGCAATCTCCAACGCCTCTCCAACAGTCTTCCAACCACATGTGGattcataaaataaataatactcTCCTCTGTAATTATCTGCAAATGCATAATGAAGGATTTTCCTGAATTCTTTTATTGCAGCTGCAATTCTGGGGACCAGCTGATCCAGATTTGGGACAACCTTGTGGGCATCACTCCATGCTCGAGTATAACTAAGAAAGATGAACAAAAACCTGAATTCTTGCACAAACCGATCCATGCTCTCCATCAGAACTACATCCGGATTGGCTATTCGTGTCTGCTTCTGTCTCAGTGACCTGCAAATGCGAGTGACCATCTTGTAATCTGCAAGTTTCACTGGCATTTTCACCTAATCAAAAGCACTTCTCTCCCTAACCAGATTTCTCTGTGTTTTCTGAAGAAGCCAAGCTAAGTGATAAAAAGTTTCTTGCATCAGTCAGCTAGCTATCTGCAGGTCTTCTTTtcccatctctttttctttctttatactCTTTCTTATTTcctgttttatttttgttcctcATCTTTACGTCGAATGGGGAGATTAAACAATGGGTAAATCTTTTTATGCTTGTATGCATGCCGCCACATATCAAAACAATGGCTTTTACGTATTATATCCTCAAGTTAAATGGCATCAGTTATCACATTCACTATTACAATGGAGAGAAAGTCAGCTGTCGGTGTcaatagcctttttttttttttttctgttttcttctttGGACAGCATCCTAAAAGAAACAAGAATGTCTAGAGCTCAGGGCCGGCTGCCGCACCCACACCGGACCCTGTAAGTGTCACCCCACAAGGGCAAATACGAAAAATACTCCTTATGATTTGCTAAATGTTTAATTTAACTCcctcttatttaaaaatttataatatatctCCTTGTGATTTCAATTAAATTGAAAATTAGATGGAAAACATCTAATCTAATGGTTATACATGAAATGTCAATATTGCCCTTATATAAATGAACTCTCTATGAGTTGTCgaatgttcaatttaactcTCACTAGTTTAAAAAAACTACACTATAACTCCCTACAATttcaactaaattgaaaattgaattaaaaacaTCTCACGTATAGTAGGAGCAATGTTGACATTTCACATACAACCGTAAAATTGAATGTTTTCTgtccaattttcaatttagttgaaATCATAGGGAGTTATAATGTAGGTTTTCAAATCAGATAgagttaaattgaacatttgtCAATCCacagggattttttttttttatattttacccttTATTTTATTTCGTGAATGCACTCCTGAATTAAAGTAAgcaaaaagaaaacgaaagcATATCATATCATAGCATAGCATCTTTATTCTTTACTAAGGGTAAATGTATCAAAAGAATTTTCATAAGATCTTGTGTACAATTAATATGTtagagcaccactttattttattttatttgttatagCTTGTTCAATATTTATTATTAAACATAGCAATACATATGAGACAAATCTTACCctgtttcttattttctttatgATGTGTAACAAGTTGCTCTCTAGGTTCAGGGAGCCCTCCTCCCCATCTGAATAAATTATTTAGGTTTGAATTTAGGATTATTTTAtggtattattattattttttaattagtaTTGATAGgattattattatgattatcGGCATGCAAAGGAAAGTAAGAGAAAGCTGCACTCGCACGATTCTAGATAATGGCGAGCCCTATGATTGGTCCTCTATGTCCAGCATGTTTTCTAGTCTAATTAGGTAGTCTAATTAGATGCTTTAGGAGAGATAAATACCTTATCTTATAGGTTTCCTCTTAATATTACAGTTATGTCAAGTATCTCTATAAATAGGTATATTTAGGGTGTTTATAATTATTCTTCCATTATCAATTATCAATGAGATTCCTAATTAGTTATTCCAATTGTTGAGAGTTCTCTCCTGTTATTCTCAGAATCTTTGATTTGTATTTCGAGTTATAACGtgccttctttttctttgttctttttgtGGATTTCGTTCATGAAACAAATTCTTATTACACGCTTTCACCACCTCATCACTTTATTACTTGTGGATGTCAGGAAAAttatcgaaattaaccaaatcttgaaattttgaagtCACAAGAGCAAAATAAATCAACAATCCGGGATTTGCAAACAAAGAACCTAGTGCTAACTACTCGGATATTGGGAAACTGGAAAAAAGGGCACGGAATG from the Coffea arabica cultivar ET-39 chromosome 11e, Coffea Arabica ET-39 HiFi, whole genome shotgun sequence genome contains:
- the LOC113718106 gene encoding putative late blight resistance protein homolog R1B-12; the protein is MPGIGKTTLAFKVYIDPAVVCYFHIRAWCCVSQAYSRRSLLLDILRHIIELNDTILAMSNEDLDLVLYKHLKKNRYLIFMDDMWSIRAWDDFKISFLDDGNGSRILMTSRLCDVVSKVTPECNLLDLRLLSDDESWELLKLKIFHQESYPEELFEVGKEIARNCKGLPLSVVAIAGILNSTSKEYESWKQIAESLDSLIVGDQQSRCMDILELSYKNLPDDLKACFLYFAALEEDKEISASKLIRLWMAEGFIQKEASNSLEGLAENYLMDLIEENFLELVTSKDEPYASFDGSMDFDDFDPSDSMTYEKYRLCVHASRKHIFMSRPSGPYVRSLLFYATTDTYPRCPYDTLFLSKNFKLLKVLDLECVNMGNSFANGIELLVQLHYLAVGGDIDSIPSSLANLQNLETFLVKGLKGKVTIPDSICTMTSLRHLHVENHATFALQDGKIGSSCELSNLVSLSSPSLSYREHAEEILRGLPNLQKLSCIFSKSWDNSKKCNQFPRLEDMTPLESLKISYIGRSVSSGEFSFPLSLRKLTLSTFFLRWDHISTIGCPENLEVLKLLSITFESTQWEMQDGEFPELKFLKLHNSNIVDWNASCDHLPNLQQLVLQKCDNLREVPIDFVDITTLQVIEVQRCGDSVEESVRRLKEEEQIRYGTENLKVLIHH
- the LOC113719596 gene encoding uncharacterized protein → MWLEDCWRGVGDCLRMDYCPREPCSLLDVFASLNEQIEMLKQEIRNAYYEHLSSHAFHCQPASSWPGDSSWDDFCSSIGWSLLLLSEKLDLVVDTLRKQIKALDGSLSSLESFIRHPCNDWYHGKVHMMARFGQVAVRTAHVCCLCWSVAEMDLNMEKDVASLLSDLQQKIDLASPEFLGLILEFLEVEECRVTFLDGMLDVKKGRGLHDDLLPLINCVVKIPKMDNMDVQKFSISIKAMIVEISNLRHKCNTISIIDFVSLFARVWILKAEIFLTEQQIAVTLLALSLEDYITALQKGLSLLLKSFTQTRKKTEEQIFALVDDMPRQIEALYRSSSSEEFIGNKVRDALYKFLVNAMLFKAKALVLKLLDSDASLIVPMKRQIGLFTGTSICDRINP